A region of Actinomycetota bacterium DNA encodes the following proteins:
- a CDS encoding SDR family oxidoreductase has product MAAQDLFSLRGKTAVVTGGSRGIGLMIARGFVQSGVKVYISSRKAQVCDEVAGQLSQEGECLSVPADLATEEGVSHLASEMQSREPAVHILVNNAGAAWGAPFEEYPMSGFDRVWNLNVKAVFRLTQLLLPQLRAAATPDDPARVVNIGSIDGIRVPVMENYAYSASKAAVHMLTRHMAKALVADHITVNAIAPGLFPSQMTKFLFSDESLTDSVVSSIPLGRHGRPDDMAGAAIYLSSRAGAFVTGSILVVDGGSATLQ; this is encoded by the coding sequence ATGGCTGCTCAGGACCTGTTCTCGCTACGGGGGAAGACGGCCGTCGTGACGGGGGGCTCCCGCGGGATCGGGCTCATGATCGCCCGGGGGTTCGTCCAGTCGGGGGTGAAGGTCTACATCTCGTCGCGCAAGGCCCAGGTGTGCGACGAGGTCGCCGGGCAGCTGTCCCAGGAGGGGGAGTGCTTGTCCGTCCCGGCGGACCTGGCCACCGAGGAAGGGGTGTCCCACCTGGCCTCCGAGATGCAGTCGCGGGAGCCGGCGGTCCACATCCTCGTGAACAACGCGGGGGCCGCCTGGGGTGCGCCGTTCGAGGAGTACCCCATGTCCGGCTTCGACCGGGTGTGGAACCTGAACGTCAAGGCCGTCTTCAGGCTCACCCAGCTGCTCCTTCCGCAACTGAGGGCGGCGGCTACACCGGACGACCCGGCGCGCGTCGTGAACATCGGGTCGATCGACGGCATCCGGGTGCCGGTGATGGAGAACTATGCGTACTCGGCCTCCAAGGCCGCGGTGCATATGCTCACCCGCCACATGGCCAAGGCGCTGGTGGCCGACCACATCACGGTGAACGCCATCGCTCCGGGACTTTTCCCCAGCCAGATGACGAAGTTCCTGTTCTCCGACGAGTCGTTGACCGACTCGGTGGTGTCGTCGATCCCGCTAGGCCGCCACGGGCGCCCGGACGACATGGCCGGCGCGGCCATCTACCTGTCGTCGCGGGCGGGGGCCTTTGTCACCGGTTCGATCCTGGTGGTGGACGGAGGATCAGCCACGCTGCAGTGA
- a CDS encoding GGDEF domain-containing protein produces MGVIPEAVVRVPLTPPPDPAAPKAWAAVVHKMRIGVQVWQLDEGHFTILSLNPAGELLLGVSPENVAGMRVEDCFPWTGEMGVTSVAARVLRSDVPELLDDIEVRTPHGPLCLSVEVFPLPDQCIGVAFADVTERERRESRLRREALHDPLTGVANRRLLAERIEEAFAAPSRPGRYVAMVVLDLDDFKSVNDRHGHSGGDILLQQVALRLLDLTRSTDTVARLGGDEFAILAPTVVGLRGARRLAARVGEAFDIPFDVNGRVTRVSASIGVAARLPQSPAVPPLVDVADRAMYAQKRRRGGRSGPTPADIAAARQGA; encoded by the coding sequence ATGGGCGTGATTCCGGAGGCCGTTGTCCGGGTCCCCCTGACTCCTCCGCCGGATCCCGCCGCGCCGAAGGCTTGGGCTGCGGTCGTCCACAAGATGCGCATCGGAGTCCAGGTGTGGCAGCTGGACGAGGGCCACTTCACGATCCTGTCCCTGAACCCCGCCGGCGAGCTGCTGTTGGGGGTGAGCCCGGAGAACGTTGCGGGGATGCGTGTGGAGGACTGCTTCCCCTGGACGGGCGAGATGGGCGTGACTAGCGTCGCGGCCAGGGTCCTTCGCAGCGACGTGCCGGAGCTGCTGGACGACATCGAGGTCCGGACCCCCCACGGTCCGCTGTGCCTTTCGGTGGAGGTGTTCCCCCTGCCCGACCAGTGCATTGGCGTGGCTTTCGCGGATGTCACCGAGCGGGAGCGCAGGGAGTCCCGGCTCCGAAGGGAGGCCCTGCACGACCCCCTGACTGGCGTGGCCAACCGGCGATTGCTGGCGGAGCGGATCGAGGAGGCCTTCGCCGCTCCGTCCCGTCCCGGCCGTTACGTGGCGATGGTCGTCCTGGACCTGGACGACTTCAAGAGCGTCAACGATCGGCACGGACACTCGGGAGGCGACATCCTCCTGCAGCAGGTGGCTCTGCGACTACTGGACCTGACCCGGTCCACGGACACGGTGGCCCGGCTCGGGGGAGACGAGTTCGCGATCCTGGCTCCGACGGTTGTGGGCCTGCGCGGGGCACGGCGGCTCGCTGCCCGGGTGGGGGAGGCGTTCGACATCCCGTTCGACGTCAACGGCAGGGTGACCCGGGTTTCCGCCAGCATCGGCGTGGCCGCCCGGCTCCCCCAGAGCCCGGCCGTGCCACCGCTCGTGGACGTCGCGGATCGGGCGATGTACGCCCAGAAGCGCCGCCGCGGGGGCCGCTCAGGCCCCACCCCCGCCGACATCGCCGCAGCCAGACAGGGAGCCTGA